The following proteins come from a genomic window of Nocardioides albertanoniae:
- the crcB gene encoding fluoride efflux transporter CrcB has protein sequence MPTSDREHVAAAADSANTADTDTPLHQGIDPDVDLRVPDEREELRHTIRAAGVVAVGGMLGAAGRFAIGEAWPVPTGGVPWSTLVINLSGCFALGILMAYVADRESLHPLVRPFLGTGVIGGYTTFSTFAVEANLLLLERHPALGLAYLAVSVLLGVVAVLAGRAVAGACGLALSGQEARS, from the coding sequence GTGCCCACATCTGACCGCGAGCACGTCGCCGCGGCCGCCGATAGCGCCAACACCGCCGACACCGACACCCCGCTCCATCAGGGGATCGACCCGGATGTCGACCTCCGCGTCCCCGACGAGCGCGAAGAGCTCCGCCACACCATCAGGGCCGCGGGCGTCGTCGCGGTCGGCGGGATGCTCGGAGCCGCCGGGCGGTTCGCGATCGGGGAGGCCTGGCCGGTGCCGACCGGCGGCGTCCCGTGGTCGACTCTGGTCATCAATCTCAGCGGCTGCTTCGCGCTCGGCATCCTGATGGCGTACGTCGCCGACCGCGAGTCGCTGCACCCACTCGTGCGCCCCTTCCTCGGCACCGGGGTGATCGGCGGCTACACCACCTTCTCCACGTTCGCGGTCGAGGCGAACCTGCTCCTCCTCGAGCGGCATCCGGCTCTCGGTCTCGCCTACCTCGCCGTCAGCGTGCTGCTCGGGGTCGTCGCGGTGCTCGCGGGCCGCGCGGTCGCGGGCGCTTGCGGGCTGGCCCTCTCCGGGCAGGAGGCCCGCTCGTGA
- the crcB gene encoding fluoride efflux transporter CrcB, producing MIGFLFVLVGAAIGAPARYLIDRSIQARHQTLMPWGTMTVNIVGTTVLGLLAGLDATHDVPHNLLLGLGIGICGALTTFSTYVYESVRLYETGARTQAVLNMVVSLAAGLGAVTIGYSVGTAL from the coding sequence GTGATCGGTTTCCTGTTCGTGCTCGTCGGCGCCGCCATCGGCGCCCCGGCGCGCTACCTCATCGACCGCTCGATCCAGGCGCGCCACCAGACCCTGATGCCGTGGGGCACCATGACGGTCAACATCGTCGGCACGACCGTGCTGGGCCTGCTGGCAGGGCTCGACGCCACCCACGACGTGCCGCACAACCTCCTGTTGGGTCTCGGCATCGGCATCTGCGGCGCACTCACCACGTTCAGCACGTACGTCTACGAGAGCGTCCGCCTCTACGAGACCGGCGCGCGCACCCAGGCCGTGCTCAACATGGTCGTCAGCCTCGCCGCCGGTCTCGGCGCGGTGACGATCGGCTACTCCGTCGGCACCGCGCTCTGA
- a CDS encoding catalase: MTDQKPTTTDAGIPVSSDEHSLTVGPDGPILLQDHYLIEQMAQFNRERIPERQPHAKGGGAFGTFEVTGDVSAYTKAAVFQPGAKTDLLARFSTVAGERGSPDTWRDPRGFALKFYTSEGNFDLVGNNTPVFFIRDPMKFQHFIRSQKRRAANNLRDHDMQWDFWSLSPESAHQVTWLMGDRGIPKSWRHMNGYSSHTYMWVNASGERFWVKYHFKTDQGIEFLTQDEADHLAGADGDYHQRDLFDSIEAGDHPSWTLHMQIMPYDDAATYRFNPFDLTKVWPHSDYPLVEVGKMTLNRNVTDYHAEMEQAAFQPNNLVPGTGLSPDKMLLARGFSYADAHRSRLGTNYQQIPVNQPKAPVHSYSKDGAMRMQNVSDPVYAPNSYGGPQADPERYPETAVWASDGEMVRAAYTLRADDDDWGQAGTLVREVLDDAARDRLVSNVVGHLSDGVSPEVLARALDYWRNIDQDLGNRIAEGVDGG; the protein is encoded by the coding sequence ATGACCGACCAGAAGCCCACGACCACCGACGCGGGGATCCCGGTCTCCAGCGACGAGCACTCGCTCACCGTCGGCCCCGACGGGCCGATCCTGCTTCAGGATCACTACCTGATCGAGCAGATGGCCCAGTTCAACCGGGAGCGGATCCCCGAGCGTCAGCCGCACGCCAAGGGCGGCGGCGCGTTCGGCACGTTCGAGGTGACCGGAGACGTCAGCGCCTACACCAAGGCCGCCGTCTTCCAGCCCGGCGCCAAGACCGACCTGCTGGCCCGCTTCTCCACGGTGGCGGGCGAACGAGGCAGCCCCGACACGTGGCGCGACCCGCGCGGCTTCGCGCTGAAGTTCTACACCAGCGAGGGCAACTTCGACCTGGTCGGCAACAACACTCCGGTCTTCTTCATCCGCGACCCGATGAAGTTCCAGCACTTCATCCGCTCGCAGAAGCGGCGCGCCGCCAACAACCTGCGCGACCACGACATGCAGTGGGACTTCTGGAGCCTCTCCCCCGAGTCGGCCCACCAGGTGACCTGGCTGATGGGCGACCGCGGCATCCCGAAGAGCTGGCGCCACATGAACGGCTACTCCAGCCACACCTACATGTGGGTCAACGCGTCGGGCGAGCGGTTCTGGGTGAAATATCACTTCAAGACCGACCAGGGCATCGAGTTCCTCACCCAGGACGAGGCCGATCACCTGGCCGGAGCCGACGGCGACTACCACCAGCGCGACCTCTTCGACTCGATCGAGGCCGGCGACCACCCGTCGTGGACGCTCCACATGCAGATCATGCCGTACGACGACGCCGCCACCTATCGGTTCAACCCGTTCGACCTCACGAAGGTGTGGCCGCACAGCGACTATCCCCTCGTCGAGGTCGGCAAGATGACGCTCAACCGCAACGTCACCGACTATCACGCCGAGATGGAGCAGGCCGCGTTCCAGCCCAACAACCTCGTGCCCGGCACCGGCCTGAGCCCCGACAAGATGCTGCTGGCCCGCGGTTTCTCCTACGCCGACGCCCACCGCTCGCGGCTCGGCACCAACTACCAGCAGATCCCGGTCAACCAGCCGAAGGCGCCGGTGCACAGCTACTCCAAGGACGGGGCGATGCGTATGCAGAACGTCTCCGACCCGGTCTACGCCCCCAACTCCTACGGCGGGCCGCAGGCCGACCCGGAGCGCTACCCCGAGACCGCGGTGTGGGCCAGCGACGGCGAGATGGTGCGTGCGGCCTACACGCTGCGCGCAGATGACGACGACTGGGGTCAGGCCGGCACGCTCGTACGCGAGGTGCTGGACGACGCGGCCCGCGACCGGCTCGTCTCCAACGTGGTCGGTCACCTCTCCGACGGCGTCTCGCCCGAGGTGCTGGCCCGTGCACTCGACTACTGGCGCAACATCGACCAGGACCTCGGCAACCGGATCGCCGAGGGGGTCGACGGCGGCTGA
- a CDS encoding serine hydrolase domain-containing protein → MRRLVAWILAAGVVGALLSIVPAGSATAAVAQKRCDLPSASDSFATSTPAQQSLDAQQVSRAVDLLSTRLRLSVKVFRNNCLVAKSRLDDAGSSVHNNVWSVTKSVTSLLTGIAVGDGKLHLDDPIGRHLPKGPGWGDAAHRAITVRQLLTQTSGTRQAILAEAASTAVDPNLAREALAQPFVHKPGTKFQYSQLGPALLAYVVQRAVGKDLVAFAQERLFGPIGIESGSYFWLRDRSGLAYGYNGLFLKPAQLARLGLLMSNDGRWQGTQVVPASYVSAVGRPTPTNGCYGLLFWSNRAKPCTGADIPGAQTLDRRAIPSAPADAYEMNGTGGQLVVMIPSLDMTVVTTGYFGSLALDPPVLLGASPDEMQWTFFRELMAAVEDVDVADPGPYPGDPISLDVDPRNYLDPAVLTSDLLTNPHCNVVFCDGTIPTKGLVQNLQALPGLL, encoded by the coding sequence ATGCGGAGACTCGTTGCGTGGATCCTGGCGGCAGGGGTCGTGGGGGCTCTGCTGTCGATCGTTCCGGCGGGCTCCGCGACGGCAGCCGTCGCGCAGAAGCGGTGCGACCTGCCGTCGGCGTCGGACAGCTTCGCCACGTCGACGCCCGCTCAGCAGAGCCTCGACGCCCAGCAGGTCAGCCGCGCGGTCGACCTGCTCAGCACCCGGCTGCGTCTCTCGGTCAAGGTCTTCCGCAACAACTGCCTCGTCGCCAAGAGCCGCCTCGACGACGCCGGATCGTCGGTGCACAACAACGTATGGAGCGTGACCAAGTCAGTCACCTCGCTGCTGACCGGCATCGCGGTGGGCGACGGAAAGCTTCACCTCGACGACCCGATCGGACGCCACCTGCCCAAGGGTCCGGGCTGGGGAGACGCCGCGCACCGAGCGATCACGGTCCGTCAGCTCCTCACCCAGACCAGCGGCACCCGGCAGGCGATCCTCGCCGAGGCGGCGAGCACCGCCGTCGACCCGAACCTCGCCCGCGAGGCGCTCGCCCAGCCGTTCGTCCACAAGCCCGGCACCAAGTTCCAGTACTCCCAGCTCGGCCCGGCCCTCCTGGCGTACGTCGTCCAGCGAGCCGTCGGGAAGGACCTGGTCGCGTTCGCCCAGGAGCGCCTGTTCGGTCCGATCGGCATCGAGTCCGGCAGCTACTTCTGGCTGCGTGACCGCTCCGGCCTCGCCTACGGCTACAACGGCCTGTTCCTCAAGCCGGCTCAGCTGGCGCGGCTGGGGCTCCTGATGAGCAACGACGGCCGGTGGCAGGGCACGCAGGTCGTCCCGGCCTCGTACGTCTCCGCCGTCGGCCGCCCGACGCCCACCAACGGCTGCTACGGCCTCCTGTTCTGGAGCAACCGTGCGAAGCCGTGCACCGGCGCTGACATCCCGGGCGCGCAGACTCTCGACCGGCGGGCGATTCCCTCGGCGCCCGCCGACGCCTACGAGATGAACGGCACCGGTGGCCAGCTCGTGGTGATGATCCCGAGCCTCGACATGACCGTCGTGACCACCGGCTACTTCGGCAGCCTCGCGCTGGACCCGCCGGTCCTGCTCGGTGCGTCGCCCGACGAGATGCAGTGGACGTTCTTCCGTGAGCTGATGGCCGCCGTCGAGGACGTCGACGTGGCCGACCCGGGCCCCTACCCCGGCGACCCGATCAGCCTCGACGTCGACCCGAGGAACTATCTCGACCCGGCGGTCCTCACGAGCGACCTGCTGACCAACCCGCACTGCAACGTCGTCTTCTGCGACGGCACCATCCCGACGAAGGGGCTCGTGCAGAACCTCCAGGCGCTCCCCGGGCTGCTCTGA
- a CDS encoding SDR family oxidoreductase, with amino-acid sequence MKIAVAGATGAIGSHVVTELEKAGHHAVPLARSTGVDLTTGAGLAERLEGVDALIDCVSVTTLKAKESRDFFTTTSTHLIEAERTAGVAHHVALSIVGIDKVPTGYYQGKVAQERVVRESGQPYTILRATQFHEFAEQMLERGKVGPFLMAPKMLSAPVAAVEVAQALVELASGDPLDATVEMAGPEQLEMVDMIRAVAKDRGVTSPIINVPMGFGAVARAVRNGELVSKRAWRVGAQTFQDWRRARR; translated from the coding sequence ATGAAGATCGCCGTAGCCGGAGCCACCGGAGCCATCGGCTCGCACGTCGTCACCGAGCTCGAGAAGGCCGGCCACCACGCCGTGCCCCTGGCCCGCTCGACCGGCGTCGACCTGACCACGGGCGCCGGCCTGGCCGAACGCCTCGAGGGTGTCGACGCCCTCATCGACTGTGTCAGTGTCACCACGCTCAAGGCCAAGGAGTCTCGCGACTTCTTCACCACGACCTCGACCCACCTGATCGAGGCGGAGCGTACGGCCGGGGTCGCCCATCACGTCGCCCTCTCGATCGTCGGCATCGACAAGGTGCCCACCGGCTACTACCAGGGCAAGGTCGCCCAGGAGCGTGTCGTGCGCGAGTCGGGGCAGCCCTACACGATCCTGCGCGCCACCCAGTTCCACGAGTTCGCCGAGCAGATGCTCGAACGCGGCAAGGTCGGCCCGTTCCTGATGGCGCCCAAGATGCTCTCGGCGCCCGTCGCTGCCGTCGAGGTCGCCCAGGCGCTGGTCGAGCTGGCTTCAGGCGACCCCCTCGACGCGACGGTCGAGATGGCCGGCCCCGAACAGCTCGAGATGGTCGACATGATCAGGGCGGTGGCGAAGGATCGAGGCGTGACCTCGCCGATCATCAACGTGCCGATGGGATTCGGTGCCGTCGCCCGTGCCGTACGCAACGGCGAGCTGGTCTCCAAGCGCGCCTGGCGCGTGGGGGCGCAGACCTTCCAGGACTGGCGACGGGCGCGCCGCTGA
- a CDS encoding CPBP family intramembrane glutamic endopeptidase, with translation MHMATSTRRLTYGRALAAMVVFSLALGTASGIGLGLADLLGWPDPAGSLVQAALCTLITLAGITWLARRTGSPADSYGLSRKRVGRDLGIGFAVVAVAALVVIVPTAVLGGIRFSGVDPWPLLIYLATTVVVATGLEAFPEELAFRGFAYSSLRGRLRPALAATVATVIFVLAPGLSTVWTSLITRALGTGRPPWYSIAPRARTR, from the coding sequence ATGCACATGGCGACGTCGACCCGGAGGCTGACGTACGGTCGTGCCCTGGCCGCCATGGTCGTGTTCAGCCTCGCGCTGGGCACCGCCTCGGGGATTGGGCTCGGGCTGGCCGACCTGCTCGGCTGGCCGGATCCGGCAGGCAGCCTGGTCCAAGCGGCGCTCTGCACCCTGATCACCCTCGCCGGGATCACCTGGTTGGCCCGTCGCACCGGCTCGCCCGCGGACTCCTACGGGCTCAGCCGGAAGCGGGTCGGTCGCGACCTCGGCATCGGCTTCGCGGTGGTCGCCGTGGCCGCGCTGGTGGTGATCGTCCCCACCGCGGTCCTCGGCGGGATCCGGTTCAGCGGCGTCGACCCGTGGCCCCTGCTGATCTACCTGGCGACGACGGTGGTCGTCGCGACCGGCCTGGAAGCGTTCCCGGAGGAGCTCGCGTTCCGCGGCTTCGCCTACAGCTCGCTGCGCGGCCGGCTGCGGCCGGCACTGGCCGCCACCGTCGCCACGGTGATCTTCGTCCTCGCGCCCGGGCTCTCGACGGTCTGGACGTCACTGATCACCCGGGCTCTCGGCACAGGACGTCCGCCGTGGTACTCGATCGCCCCTCGGGCGAGGACCCGGTGA
- a CDS encoding TetR/AcrR family transcriptional regulator, producing the protein MTGGRRGSHVLDAAIRLIAADGLAAVSIRAVAAEAGVSLAQVQYYFRSKEELITAALEQAEDEFLERVGVVLERPRSRHRLRAVIDLWLPLDEARERRVKVWLASVGAAAVRPTLAEQARQTDEQLRDWFRTELAALGIADPEAGAAQLLALVDGVALQCMALPGRSRPALVRRTIDAWLDRLPGSD; encoded by the coding sequence GTGACCGGCGGCCGCCGTGGCAGTCACGTCCTCGACGCCGCGATCCGGCTGATCGCCGCCGACGGCCTGGCCGCGGTGTCGATCCGCGCGGTCGCGGCCGAGGCCGGTGTCTCCCTCGCCCAGGTGCAGTACTACTTCCGGTCGAAGGAGGAGCTGATCACCGCCGCTCTCGAGCAGGCCGAGGACGAGTTCCTGGAGCGCGTGGGCGTCGTGCTGGAACGGCCACGGTCGCGCCACCGGTTGCGTGCTGTGATCGACCTGTGGCTGCCGCTCGACGAGGCACGGGAGCGACGGGTCAAGGTCTGGCTGGCCTCCGTCGGCGCCGCAGCGGTCCGGCCGACGCTGGCTGAGCAGGCCCGGCAGACCGACGAGCAGCTCCGTGACTGGTTCCGCACCGAGCTCGCCGCGCTCGGCATCGCCGATCCGGAAGCGGGTGCCGCTCAGCTGCTGGCGCTCGTCGACGGTGTCGCCCTGCAGTGTATGGCTCTGCCCGGACGTTCGCGGCCGGCGTTGGTCAGGCGCACGATCGACGCCTGGCTCGACCGACTGCCCGGCAGCGACTGA
- a CDS encoding CPBP family intramembrane glutamic endopeptidase, whose amino-acid sequence MRRSLWDVVPRDHRQSDAALRRRQVVTAAVVVIGAVVLGVSLRIEAGNPWFYPATLVLAGVWTVGAFASGPLHLGRISGGEGRPERLVRPVLAPILLGLGLAALFVVGGLVVREIPWLEHQVRSVLAIADRGSLPILLLVTAVNGVAEELFFRGAVYAALPRSPVLWTSVAYVIATLATGNVMLAFAAILLGVVVGLERRASGGVLAPILTHCAWSLSMLLALPLLFG is encoded by the coding sequence GTGCGCAGGTCCTTGTGGGACGTGGTCCCGCGCGATCATCGCCAGAGCGATGCCGCGTTGCGCCGTCGCCAGGTGGTCACGGCCGCCGTCGTGGTGATCGGTGCGGTCGTGCTCGGCGTCTCGTTGCGTATCGAGGCGGGCAACCCGTGGTTCTACCCGGCGACGCTCGTCCTGGCCGGGGTCTGGACCGTCGGCGCCTTCGCGTCCGGCCCGCTGCACCTGGGACGGATCAGCGGCGGGGAGGGAAGGCCGGAAAGGCTGGTACGCCCCGTGCTCGCGCCGATCCTGCTGGGTCTGGGGCTGGCCGCGCTCTTCGTCGTCGGCGGCCTGGTCGTGCGTGAGATCCCGTGGTTGGAGCATCAGGTGCGCTCGGTGCTGGCGATCGCCGACCGGGGGTCGCTGCCCATCCTGCTCCTGGTGACGGCCGTGAACGGGGTGGCGGAGGAGCTCTTCTTCCGAGGCGCCGTCTACGCCGCGCTGCCGCGCAGTCCGGTCCTCTGGACGTCGGTCGCCTACGTGATCGCGACGCTGGCGACCGGCAACGTGATGCTGGCCTTCGCGGCGATCCTGCTCGGTGTGGTGGTCGGGCTCGAGCGGCGCGCGTCCGGTGGTGTCCTGGCGCCGATCCTCACCCACTGTGCCTGGTCGCTGTCGATGCTGCTGGCCCTGCCGTTGCTCTTCGGGTGA
- a CDS encoding NAD(P)H-binding protein gives METEPTVLVTGATGFVGRRLVAELTDRGVTVRALTRRPDDYDGPGEPVGADVNEPDTLPAALAGVDVAIYLVHSLDHEDFEKRDAQAARDFGTAAAEAGLRQIVYLGGLGEDDGDLSPHLRSRREVETLLGEAGVPVTTLRAAIVVGHGGVSWELTRQLVKNLPAMVVPKWTSTRSQPVAIDDVIRYLAGVIDNEQAIGEVFEIGGPEAMTYVDMLSVASEVATGRKLPIVPVPVLTPRLSSYWLSLVTDIDLTTGRNLIDSMSTEVVVRDQRILDVVPGDPLPYREAVRRALAERLAEGKKV, from the coding sequence ATGGAGACCGAACCCACCGTGCTCGTCACCGGCGCGACCGGCTTCGTCGGGCGGCGCCTGGTCGCCGAGCTGACCGACCGCGGCGTCACGGTGCGGGCCCTGACCCGGCGGCCCGACGACTACGACGGCCCCGGCGAGCCGGTGGGTGCCGACGTCAACGAGCCCGACACGCTGCCGGCCGCGCTCGCGGGTGTGGACGTGGCGATCTACCTCGTGCACTCACTCGATCACGAGGACTTCGAGAAGCGTGACGCGCAGGCCGCCCGTGACTTCGGCACCGCCGCGGCCGAGGCCGGGCTCCGCCAGATCGTCTACCTGGGCGGGCTCGGCGAGGACGACGGCGACCTCTCGCCCCATCTGCGCTCGCGCCGCGAGGTCGAGACCCTGCTCGGCGAGGCCGGCGTGCCGGTCACGACGCTGCGCGCTGCGATCGTCGTCGGCCACGGCGGCGTCTCCTGGGAGCTGACCCGCCAGCTGGTCAAGAACCTCCCCGCGATGGTGGTGCCGAAGTGGACCTCGACCCGGTCCCAGCCGGTCGCCATCGACGACGTGATCCGCTACCTGGCCGGCGTCATCGACAACGAGCAGGCGATCGGCGAGGTCTTCGAGATCGGCGGCCCGGAGGCGATGACCTATGTCGACATGCTGTCCGTCGCTTCCGAGGTGGCCACCGGCAGGAAGCTACCCATCGTCCCGGTGCCCGTGCTGACGCCGCGGCTGTCCTCCTACTGGCTCTCGCTGGTCACCGACATCGACCTGACCACCGGGCGCAACCTGATCGACTCGATGAGCACAGAGGTCGTCGTACGCGACCAACGCATCCTCGACGTCGTCCCCGGTGATCCGCTCCCCTATCGCGAGGCGGTCCGGCGCGCGCTGGCCGAACGGCTGGCCGAGGGCAAGAAGGTCTGA
- a CDS encoding pyridoxamine 5'-phosphate oxidase translates to MSIPVALPDLASTLERFGSGFLLTTAGERIKVVVVDPVVEGSVLRISDPGGGTRANLATNPVLTLTYAPSTPREHALIVDGTGRVDGSDVVVTPTGAVLHRPASHASGPVSDDGCGQDCRPIG, encoded by the coding sequence ATGAGCATCCCGGTCGCGCTGCCCGATCTCGCCTCGACGCTGGAGAGGTTCGGCAGCGGCTTCCTGCTGACCACCGCGGGCGAGCGGATCAAGGTGGTCGTCGTCGACCCGGTCGTCGAGGGCTCGGTGCTGCGCATCTCCGACCCCGGCGGCGGCACCCGCGCCAACCTCGCCACCAATCCGGTGCTCACCCTGACGTACGCTCCGTCGACCCCGCGCGAGCACGCGCTGATCGTCGACGGCACCGGTCGCGTCGACGGATCCGACGTCGTCGTCACCCCGACGGGTGCCGTGCTCCACCGGCCGGCCTCGCACGCCTCCGGGCCGGTCTCCGACGACGGCTGCGGGCAGGACTGTCGCCCGATCGGCTGA
- a CDS encoding GNAT family N-acetyltransferase has product MDESHRIRPARADDMDRLGEIEVAAGVGFRDLDMAAIADDDPPTAEVLAGYIGDGRAWVVTDETDRPVGYLIADRVDAAGHVEQVSVDPSHARLGLGAALIGAAESWARHQGFTTLTLTTFAEVPWNAPYYQRLGFRVVPAAELGDGLRRVREHEAELGLDRWPRVAMSRPVAAPAD; this is encoded by the coding sequence GTGGACGAGAGCCACAGGATCCGACCGGCGCGTGCCGACGACATGGACCGCCTGGGTGAGATCGAGGTGGCGGCAGGGGTGGGTTTCCGCGATCTCGACATGGCGGCCATCGCCGACGACGACCCGCCCACCGCGGAAGTGCTCGCGGGATACATCGGCGACGGTCGGGCATGGGTCGTGACCGACGAGACGGACCGTCCCGTCGGCTATCTGATCGCCGACCGGGTCGATGCCGCCGGCCACGTCGAGCAGGTCTCCGTCGACCCGAGCCACGCTCGCCTCGGCCTCGGCGCGGCGCTCATCGGCGCTGCCGAGAGCTGGGCGCGCCATCAGGGGTTCACCACCCTGACGCTCACGACGTTCGCCGAGGTGCCCTGGAACGCGCCCTACTATCAGCGGCTCGGGTTCCGCGTCGTGCCGGCCGCCGAGCTCGGCGACGGGCTGCGGCGGGTGCGCGAGCACGAGGCCGAGCTCGGCCTCGATCGCTGGCCCCGAGTCGCGATGTCGCGCCCGGTGGCCGCACCAGCTGATTGA
- a CDS encoding enoyl-CoA hydratase/isomerase family protein: MVTISSDAPVWTLDLGDDENRFSPDWLEAVGAALDEIEASTEPAVLVTIGGGKFYSNGLDLEWLGQNLDQHDAYVRRVEDLFARILTLPVPTVAAINGHAFGAGAMLAMAHDYRVMREDRGYFCFPEVDIHIPFTPGMNALVTSKLTPRTALDAMATGRRYGGGDAAAVGLVDAAAPSEKLAETAAGFVRDLAGKDRATLGTIKSRMFADVVSALRPADDTTGA, encoded by the coding sequence ATGGTCACTATCTCCAGCGACGCACCGGTATGGACACTGGACCTCGGGGACGACGAGAACCGTTTCTCCCCCGACTGGCTCGAGGCGGTGGGTGCGGCGCTCGACGAGATCGAGGCGTCGACCGAGCCGGCAGTGCTGGTCACGATCGGCGGCGGCAAGTTCTACTCGAACGGCCTCGACCTCGAATGGCTGGGTCAGAACCTCGACCAGCACGACGCGTACGTCCGGCGGGTCGAGGACCTCTTCGCGCGGATCCTCACGCTCCCTGTCCCGACGGTCGCTGCGATCAACGGGCACGCCTTCGGTGCCGGCGCGATGCTGGCGATGGCTCACGACTACCGGGTGATGCGTGAGGACCGGGGCTACTTCTGCTTCCCCGAGGTCGACATCCACATCCCGTTCACCCCGGGCATGAACGCGCTGGTCACCAGCAAGCTCACTCCGCGCACGGCGCTCGATGCCATGGCGACCGGGCGACGCTACGGCGGAGGAGACGCCGCAGCCGTGGGCCTCGTCGACGCCGCCGCGCCGTCGGAGAAGCTGGCCGAGACGGCCGCAGGGTTCGTACGTGACCTGGCGGGCAAGGACAGGGCCACGCTCGGCACGATCAAGTCGCGGATGTTCGCCGACGTGGTCAGTGCCCTGCGGCCCGCAGACGACACGACCGGCGCCTGA
- a CDS encoding TetR/AcrR family transcriptional regulator, whose product MGRPRQHDLDELLAHARTLWVERGVDGLTIRALSSVSGASNGAVYHAFGSRDGLLARVWAREADRFLAFQRHQVDEAMSQGDAAVALVAAALAPAAYAGYDADGARLLLAASADDFAASELDEEGRTQLLRLREELGALHLELASALWGRTDRAAVASVRHCVVTLPAALLLQSAKVADPIAKHALEHAVRGIAAVSPPT is encoded by the coding sequence GTGGGTCGCCCGCGACAGCACGACCTCGACGAGCTTCTCGCCCACGCTCGCACCCTCTGGGTCGAGCGGGGTGTCGACGGTCTGACGATCAGGGCCCTCAGCTCGGTGTCGGGTGCGTCCAACGGGGCGGTCTACCACGCGTTCGGCTCCCGCGACGGCCTGCTGGCGCGCGTCTGGGCGCGGGAGGCCGACCGGTTCCTCGCCTTCCAGCGGCACCAGGTGGACGAGGCGATGAGTCAGGGCGACGCCGCCGTCGCTCTCGTCGCGGCGGCGCTCGCCCCCGCCGCCTACGCCGGCTATGACGCCGACGGCGCTCGGCTCCTGCTCGCCGCCAGCGCCGACGACTTCGCAGCCTCCGAGCTCGACGAGGAGGGACGTACGCAGCTGCTCCGGCTCCGCGAGGAGCTCGGCGCGCTCCATCTCGAGCTCGCGTCCGCTCTCTGGGGACGTACGGATCGCGCGGCCGTCGCCTCCGTACGCCACTGTGTCGTCACCCTGCCCGCCGCGCTGCTGCTCCAGTCGGCGAAAGTCGCCGACCCGATCGCGAAGCACGCCCTCGAGCATGCGGTCCGCGGCATCGCGGCGGTTTCCCCGCCGACCTAG